In Trichomycterus rosablanca isolate fTriRos1 chromosome 25, fTriRos1.hap1, whole genome shotgun sequence, the sequence acctcactgtcactgcgacactgagaatagtccaccaaccaaaaatatcaattCAAcggtgccctgtgggcagcatcctgtgacctgatgaaggtctagaagatgaccaactcaaacagcagcaatagatgagcgatcgtctctgactttacatttacaaggtggaccaactaggtaggagtgtgtaatagagtggacagtgagtcgacacggtatttgaaaacccccgcagcacaacacacactaacacaccaccaccatgtcattgtcactgcagtgctaagaatgatccactacctaaataatacctgttgtggttaaaaagcatgcagagaaacagatggacaacagtcagtaatggtagaactacaaagtgcttctatatggtaagtagagctgataaaatggacagtgagtgtagaaacaaggaggtggttttaatgttatgatcagTGTAAGTAGCACTGATGAATATTTTACATTATGGTTTGTTTTAAAACAGTGATTACTAATTTAATTGTTAAGCCTGTTTAGTTAATCATCAGCTCGTTGGTTTGAAGCCAGCCATGTGCAATGGTCTGGGCCTGTGTTTCCTATGGATTTGAGCAGATTTACCTCTTTGGCTCCCAGTTTTTGCCGTTTGCTTCTGACTTTTTAAAAGCGTCACCAATGAGACAAATTATTTATATGCCGTAGTCAAAATCAAAGCATAGACATGGCCGAGAGAAACTGATTCTCATTGTTTCACAAAACATGAACTGAACTGGATTCCATATTAAATTGAAACCACTGTATTGTGAAGAAAAACATGTAATGGAAACTAGTGAGCTGTAAAATGTCTAGATTGGCGCCTGTATGTATGTAAAATTggcagaacaaaaaaaaaaaagacaacgaTTAAAGCCAAAACATGATCTTCTTTTCAATGTGTTGTAGGCTGTGGTGCCAGGGCCAGGAGAACACCCTCTTCAATATAACTACACATTCTGGTATTCTCGGCGAACCCCAGGAAGACCAGCCAGCACACAAGGCTACGAACAGAACATCAAACAGATCGGCAGCTTTGCTTCGGTTAGCCACACACACTcgcgcatacacacacattcttgtATTACTTGTTACTAGTCTAAACCTGCCTATACCAGGGAATCAAGACACCACTTGATATTCAGTAACTAGAGGTGCTCTTCTTTCAAGATTACCATTACCCAATTTCTCTTCCAGTCTACGTTATAGTAGAACATTGTAAATGCTCCTAGCCTTACTCTCCTGCCATTTGGTctcgatacaaccctccactgctgactgaggagtctcgcaactgacacacgtcccctccgacacacgtgcagtaccaactgcctcttttcacctgcacgaagcgagttcatatgcggatcagccttgtgcacggagagtcgtgatcagcattattccccaactctgcgcaggcaccatcaatcggccagcagaggtcaccagttatgaggaaccctggtccggctcatcccacccttaacaacagccaatcgttgttcatgtggcccagccagatggcagagttgagattcaatacgacgtattcgaaatctcagctctggtgtgctagcatatctTACCTAAACAGCCAAGCTGGCTACTTTTACCAATCATAGTGCCCATGTTCAACGTTCCAACTCTCACTTTCCACTATCTCTTTTTTGACCCAACAGTAACATAGTTTAAACTAGTACCCTGCAAATCTGACTTTTGATCCATATATCCAGCAGTATTTACCCCGGCCTGGGACTGGCACTAACAATGCACTCCCCACTGTACCCCCAATGTATAGACTAGATCTCTTTTTTTCTGCACCAGTCATAATGTAATACGCATTCTATGTTGCAGGTGGAGCAGTTCTGGCGTTTTTACAGTCACATGATCAGACCTGGTGATCTCACAGGCCACAGTGATTTCCACCTCTTTAAGGAAGGAATTAAGCCTATGTGGGAGGTGTGTACTCAAAATCAGCACCATACAGACCAGCAATATTGTATAAGTCATAAattaatggaagctacaatacacagcccagcctaccttaacggttgaatgtaaacctagaacaccCAACGACGGTGCGTGGTTCAGTCTCAAATACTAAAATACTCGTCCATGTTTTGCCACACCCCCATCTGCGTAAACAGAAtgggttgggagttttccaaattcagttacccgagtagtgtttttagctgctttagacttcgaccgattgctaactgaattgctgtaggattgctaagaCCGCCTCAtaatgcaaattaaccagtaaacgtgaggcacttaaatGCTACGTAAATGAAAtacgttaaatcactaaacaccaACCTTAGTTTGAATTTCATAGCAAAGACCATGCTACACAAGAACACGTCTCATTTTACTATCCGTGACACGATTTTCACAAGTTAGGTAGGGCctaacacctcaaactggttgttgtgctcctcaaaccattcctgaagcatttttgctttgtggcagggcgcattatcctgctgaaagaggccacagccatcagggaataccgtttccatgaaagggtggacatggtctgcaacaatgcttaggtaggtggtacgtgtcaaagaaacatctacatggatggcaggactcgaggcttcccagcggaacattgcccaaagcatcacactgcctccgccggcttgcctttctcccatagtgcatcctggtgccatgtgttccccacgtgatgtaaaagaaaacgtgatccatcagaccaggccaccttcttttaTTGCTCCGTgctccagttccgatgctcatgtgcccattgttggcgcttttggtggtggacaCGGGTCAttatgggcaccctgactggtctgcggcaaTGCAGccacatacacaacaaactgtggtgcactgtgtattctgacacctttctatcagaaccagcattaacttcttcagcaatttgagctacagtagctcgtctgttggatcggaacacatgggccagccttcgctccccacgtgcatcaatgagccctggacgcccatgaccctgtcgccggtttacctctGTTCCTTCTCTGGaccactgcagttttggagatgctctgactcagtcgtctagccatcacaatttggtccttgtcaaactcactcaaatccttacgcttgcccatttttcccacccactaacaggtgccgtgatgaataATCAGTATtaatcacttcacctgtcagtggtcataatgttatgcttggtcggtgtatatttttgtaGAATAAGGTTTTGTAATTCAACTATACAGGAAAGGCGAGGGTGGGGACACTCCATATAAATGCTGATGGTTTTGGAACAGTGTATGCACCATGCTTATGGTCAgatgttcacattattttgttcatatgGTAAAGCACATTTGTACAGCCTCATTCATAGTTAAACATATTGATCTTTATTTCCTCCTGCTCTGTCTTTTTCCCTGTTTCTGTGTAAAGGACGATGCTAATAAAAGTGGAGGGAAGTGGATAATTCGGCTGCGTAAGGGTCTGGCCTCACGCTGCTGGGAGAATCTGATCCTGGCCATGCTGGGTGAACAGTTCATGGTGGGTGAGGAGATCTGTGGCGCTGTCGTCTCTGTGCGCTTCCAGGTACTAAAACCTTGGATTTACACAGGAGCATCATGTA encodes:
- the eif4e2 gene encoding eukaryotic translation initiation factor 4E type 2 produces the protein MNNKFDALKDDDSGDHDQDNGSPKDSEKEKNEEEEKDQNTNKRRAVVPGPGEHPLQYNYTFWYSRRTPGRPASTQGYEQNIKQIGSFASVEQFWRFYSHMIRPGDLTGHSDFHLFKEGIKPMWEDDANKSGGKWIIRLRKGLASRCWENLILAMLGEQFMVGEEICGAVVSVRFQEDIISIWNKTASDQATTARIRDTLRRVLNLPPNTIMEYKTHTDSIKAWEDFHGLVNASGGR